A genomic window from Neoarius graeffei isolate fNeoGra1 chromosome 5, fNeoGra1.pri, whole genome shotgun sequence includes:
- the has1 gene encoding hyaluronan synthase 1, which yields MDIKPLLQKLGIGVRIFFTFLFALVILGVVLWAYIAHVNILSSPYGIMAFGFYGLLLGLHLLVQSIFAFVEHRRMRTRREACSYTKTVGFTISAYQEDPKYLRDCLQSIKALLYPPELLRIVMVVDGNTEEDRYMMEMFQEIFAEQDPSCYVWQNNYHTHPAGTDPQEDAQRREVEEIIRTKRCVCIMQKWGGKREVMYTAFKALGSSVDYIQVCDSDTKLDPLATLELVKVLESNTKYGAVGGDVMILNLKDSYISFMSSLRYWMAFNVERACQSFFDCVSCISGPLGLYRNDLLQQFLEAWYNQKFLGKHCTFGDDRHLTNRMLSMGYATKYTARSKCYTETPSQFLRWLNQQMRWTKSYFREWLYNALWWHKHNLWMTYESIVAGIFPFFVTATMIRLFWTGTLWNILWVLCCIQIIGLIKAAYACILRQNIVMIFMSLYSALYMTSLLPAKYFAMITINKSSWGTSGRRKLVGNYIPLIPLSIWAAILLSGLSYTIYRESKQDWNSSAKKEEIKYLIYGAVAYVSYWLIMVFLYWVWFRRLCRKRSQSYNVTV from the exons ATGGACATCAAGCCACTTTTACAGAAGCTGGGCATTGGTGTACGAATCttctttacatttctttttgCTCTCGTAATACTAGGAGTGGTACTGTGGGCTTACATTGCCCATGTAAATATTTTATCATCCCCGTATGGCATTATGGCCTTTGGCTTTTACGGTCTTCTGCTAGGTCTTCATCTACTGGTCCAGAGTATTTTTGCCTTTGTGGAGCACCGGCGGATGCGTACCCGACGAGAAGCTTGTTCCTACACCAAGACTGTTGGTTTTACCATCTCTGCTTACCAGGAAGACCCAAAGTACCTGCGGGATTGCTTACAATCCATTAAGGCTCTCCTTTATCCACCTGAGTTGCTCCGGATTGTCATGGTGGTGGATGGTAATACAGAAGAAGACCGCTACATGATGGAGATGTTCCAGGAAATTTTTGCAGAGCAGGATCCCAGCTGTTATGTGTGGCAGAACAATTACCACACACACCCAGCAGGGACAGATCCCCAGGAAGATGCTCAGCGCAGGGAGGTGGAAGAGATTATCAGAACCAAGCGGTGTGTTTGCATTATGCAAAAGTGGGGAGGGAAGAGAGAAGTGATGTACACAGCATTCAAGGCACTTGGATCTTCTGTGGACTACATACAG GTGTGTGATTCAGACACAAAGCTGGATCCCCTGGCAACATTAGAACTGGTCAAGGTGCTTGAGAGTAACACAAAATATGGTGCTGTTGGTGGTGATGTGATGATCCTGAACCTGAAAGACTCCTACATCAGCTTCATGAGCAGTCTGCGATACTGGATGGCTTTTAATGTTGAGAGAGCATGCCAGTCATTTTTTGACTGTGTCTCTTGTATTAGTGGCCCCTTAG GCCTGTATAGGAATGACCTATTGCAACAGTTCTTAGAAGCTTGGTACAACCAAAAATTTCTTGGCAAACATTGCACTTTTGGAGATGATCGCCATCTTACAAATCGCATGCTGAGCATGGGCTATGCTACGAA GTACACAGCTCGATCAAAGTGCTATACAGAGACACCATCCCAATTCCTGCGTTGGTTGAACCAACAGATGCGATGGACAAAGTCATATTTTCGTGAATGGCTCTACAATgccttgtggtggcacaagcataACCTTTGGATGACCTATGAGTCAATTGTGGCTGGAATCTTCCCCTTCTTTGTCACAGCCACCATGATCCGACTGTTCTGGACAGGTACACTGTGGAACATCCTGTGGGTCCTTTGCTGTATTCAAATAATTGGCCTGATTAAGGCAGCCTATGCCTGCATCTTGCGACAAAACATAGTGATGATCTTCATGTCTCTCTATTCTGCCCTATACATGACAAGTCTTCTGCCCGCTAAGTATTTTGCCATGATTACCATAAATAAGAGCAGTTGGGGCACTTCAGGCCGACGTAAGCTAGTGGGAAATTACATCCCTCTCATTCCCCTGTCAATATGGGCAGCCATCCTGCTGAGTGGTCTAAGCTACACAATCTACAGGGAAAGCAAGCAGGACTGGAACTCATCTGCAAAAAAAGAGGAGATCAAATATTTGATCTATGGTGCTGTGGCATATGTCAGTTACTGGTTAATAATGGTGTTCTTATACTGGGTGTGGTTTCGTAGACTGTGCCGAAAACGTTCACAGAGTTACAATGTGACTGTGTAG